The window TGGTCCGGCATTCCATCGCTTCGCAGACGGGGAGGCATTTGCACGGTTGGCGGTCGCGGTTGCCGAACGATACGGGTTCACCGCACAAAAGGCGGGCGCACATTTCCTCATGCAAATGGCGGTCCTGTGGACGCGTCCAATCGAAGATGCCCTGACCTGCCTTGAGGCCGCGATCCGATCTGTCGCGGAAACCGGCGAGATGGTCTACGCCTGCTGGAACCGGCAACATCGCCTCTCCGATCTGATGGCGCGCGGCGATCCTCTCGACCAGGTGTGGCTCGAGTCGGCAAGCGCCCTGGATTTCGTCCGCAAATACAAATTCGGTCAGTTAGTCATCTTGAGCATCCAGGGTTTCGTCCAAAGCCTTCGCGGCGGAGCGGGCAGCAGCGCGCCCCTCGACGAGACGGCGCTCGAAGCACGAGTACTCCGGGGCGGCGTTCCTCTCGTCGCCTGCTTTCACTGGATCCTGCAATTGCAGCGGCACGTTTTGCTGGGCAACGCGGAGAGAGCCCTTGAATTTGCCGCCAAGGCGAAGCCGATTCTCTGGTCGGCGCGTCTCAATCTTCAGTCGATGGATTACTGCTTTTATCATTCTCTTGCCATTGCCGCAGTCTTTCAAGCGTCCTCGCCGGAGAGACGGGCAGAGCTTCGCGAGGACCTCATTGCACACCTGGGGTCGTTTCAGCGATGGGCGGCGAGCTGCCCGGCGACATTCGCGCACAAACACGCGTTGATCTCGGCGGAATTGGGGCGCCTGGAAGGACGGGACATCGAGGCCATGCCGCTGTACGAGCAGGCGATCCGCTTGGCGGCGGAGCGCGGCTTCCTCCAGGACCAGGCGCTCGCCAGCGAATTGGCAGCTCGATTCTACCGCCTTCGCGGTCTCGAAAAGGTGGCAGGTACTTTTTTGGACGAGGCCCGCGACTGCTACGTCCGCTGGGGCGCCTGGGCTAAGGTCGCTCAGCTCGACAAGAGCCACCCCCGGATCCGACAACAGGCATCATTGGCCGCAAAGCCCACCATTGAGACGTCTGTCGAGCGGTTGGATCTGACCACGGTCATCAAGATGTCGGAAGCCGTGGCCGGCGAAATCGTCCTCGAGAGGTTAATCGAGACGCTGATGACTATTGCGGTCGAGCATGCCGGGGCCGACCGCGGCCTCCTGATTCTCCCTCACGGCGGCGAAAACCGGATCGAGGCGGTCGCGAGGAGCGGTCGCGATCGTGTCAGGGTCCATCTTCTCGGAACACCGGTGACGCCGTCGGAATTGCCCGTGTTGGTCCTTGAGCAAGTCATCCGCACTCAGAGCCAAGTGATTCTGGATGACGCCCGCAGGGAGAACGCGTTTGCCGAAGATGAATACATAGGCCGCAAACAGGCGCGGTCGCTTCTTTGCTTGCCGTTGCTGAAACAGGCCGAGCTGATCGGCGTAATGTATCTTGAAAACAGCCTGGCGTCACATGTGTTCACGCCGGCGCGGATTGCGGTGCTGAAGCTGCTCGCCTCACAGGCGGCTATCGCGCTCGAGAACGCCCGGCTGTACAGTGACGTCGCAGAACGTGAGGCGAAAATCCAGCGCCTGGTCGACGCTAACATCATCGGGATTTTCATCTCGAGTCGGAAGGGTGAAATCATTGAAGCCAACGACGCGTTCTTCAAGATGGTGGGATACGATCGGGAGGATCTCGCCGCGGGCAATATGCGCTTGACCGACTTGACCCCGCCGGAATGGCGCGCCAGCACCGCCCGCCCCCTAGAGGGAATAGACACGATTGGGGCGGTCCAACCTTATGAAAAGGAGTACTTGCGCAAGGACGGCAGCCGCGTGCCTGTGCTGATGGGATCGGCCGCGTTCGACGAACAGCGAGACCAAGGTGTTGCCTTTGTGCTTGATCTGACCGAGCGCAAGCGCGCGGAGGCAGAGGCGCGCGAAAGCGAGCGGCGATATCGCGAGACGCTAATGGAACTCGCGCATGCCAACCGCGTAGCGACGACAGGACAGCTGACGTCATCAATCGCGCATGAAGTGAACCAGCCGATCACAGCGGCAGTCACGTACGCGCTAGCCGCACGGCGTTTCTTAAGCGCTGAGCCACCGAATTTTCGCGAGGTGGATGACGCGCTCGCTCTTATTGTCAAGGAGGGGAATCGCGCAGGCGAGGTCGTTGGGCGAATCCGCGCACTCATTAAGAAAGCGCCCGCACGAAAAGACGCCGTAGAGATCAACGATGCCATCCTCGAGGTTATTGCTCTCACCCGTACAGAAGCCGCACACAATAGCGTCTCGGTGCGGACGCAGTTGGCGGAGGGCTTGCCGCGTGTCCAGGGTGATCGGGTCCAGTTGCAACAGGTACTAGTTAATTTGATCATCAATGCCATCGAAGCGATGCGCGACATTGGCGAAAAGGAGCGGGAATTGCTCATCAGCAGCCGTAACGAACCGGATGGCGTGTCAGTCGAGGTGCGAGATTCGGGTCCAGGCTTCGCGCCAGCGGATCTTGATCGCGTGTTCGAGGCGTTCTACACCACGAAACCGGACGGTTTGGGGCTTGGGCTGTCGATCTGTCGGTCGATCATTGAAGCGCATAACGGACGATTGTGGGCGAGCGCGAACCTGCCCCGTGGCGCTATCTTTCGCTTCACTGCGCCTGCTCATCCGGCCGCCGTGGAATGCCGCTTCGGATTCGCGACGTAGCAGACGTGAAGTCTAGCAGGCACCCTGATCACCCGTGGTGAGACGCAGTGGGACCGTTCCGCGAGATGCAGGTTTAAGCGCCTGCGCTAGGCAACGCGAGGGCTACGCGGCTTTGTCAGCGTCAGCGAGCGCCACAAGCTGCCTCAACGAACCGCAATAGCAGCTGCGCGCGAACACCGTTATCAATTCGACGGCACGGGGCACGACAAAACCGCGGAGAAAACGTCATGAATGCTCCCTACACGATTTTGCATCGCTGTCTATTCACACGGTCTTGGTCGCCGCGCTGAGGCGAAGCTGCTTCCGAGTCCGCAGCAATAGCCAAGTCGCAGCAAACGTCTCCAAGCGGCGGGACGAATTCTAGGGCTTAATGAACAAGTTCGATCCAACAGCTGTTCCCATAGGAACGTTGAAGGTGGCGAGAGGAGCAACCAAGACATGTCGGTGGAAAGCGGAGGCAATTCGTGAACAACACCGCCAATGCCGCCGAGGCCGTCCCGCACTTCATTCAGCGTCGAGTCCTCCAGATCGTCTTTGCTTCGACTAGCGGTCACACGGAGTACGTGGTGGAGACGCTGATCGATTCTTTGAAGAGCATTACCCCAGGCTGGGAGATCGAGGAAACGATGGCCGAGAAAGCGCAGCCACAGGATTTGCTAAGCGGAGATGTGCTCCTGCTCGCCTCCTCGACCTGGAATACCGGGAGCATCGAGGGACAATTGAACCGACACATGTGGGTGCTGCTCCATGACAAGGCGAAGACTTTGGACTTAGCCGGCAAACCGTGTGCGTGCATCGGGCTCGGGGACCATCGATACTTCTACACGGCGCGAGCGGCGGATCATTTGCAGCACTACGTTAAGGCCCATCATGGCCGGCTGATTGTTCCAACGCTTAAAATCATAGACGAACCCTACGGCCAGGAGGAGGCAGTAAGAGTTTGGGGCAAGCAATTGGTGGATGCTTCGAAGCAAGCAGATTGGTGTTAGGCGATGCCCCGCATCTCTCTCAAAATCGTCGGCGCTTCCGGACAGGGAATAAACTCCATTGGCGCGATTATCGCCAAAGGTCTCAAGAGATCTGGATACTGCGTGTTCGGCTACCGCGAGTATCCCTCTCTCATAAAAGGCGGGCACGCGAGCTATCAACTGGACGTCTCGAATGAGCGCATTTGCAGCACCGAAACGAAGGTGAACGTGCTTGTCGCGCTCAACCATCACGGTCTCGAGCTGAACATGGAGGAACTGAAAGAGGGAGGGATCGTGCTGCACGTGACGCCCGGGTGGCAGTTTCCGGAGCATCATCGGAAGCTGATCTCGGAGCGAAGCCTTCGCGTCATCTATTTCCCGGTTGATGACATTCTCAATCGCCTCGGCGCGAGGGCAATTCTGTCGAACGTGCTGCTGACCGCCTTTGTCTGGTCCATGCTTGACCAGGATATCGATGCCCTCAAGTCTCTCGTCGGAGAGACGTTCGCAAAGAAGAAAGCCCTGCTCGAACTCAACATGCGATGCCTCGATGAGGGATATTCCTTTGTCGATCCCGAGCAGGGGACGATCTCCGTCGCGTTGCCGCCGCCTGACAAAGGCTTCGCCAGCCACCTTTTGATTACCGGCAGTCAAGCGATGGGACTCGGCGCGGTTCATGCGGGGGTGCGGCTCTATGCCGCCTACCCGATGACGCCCTCCAGCCCGCTGCTGTCATTCATTGCCGAACTCGAAAACAAGACTCATATGGTGGTCAAGCAGGCGGAAGACGAAATCACCGCCGCGCAGATCGTGAGCGGGGCTATGTACATGGGAACCCGCGCGCTCACCGCCACCTCCGGTGTCGGATTTGATCTTATGAGCGAGACACTATCTCTGAATGCCATGATCGAGAACCCGACGGTGTTTGTGCTGGCGCAGCGCCCCGGTCCGGCGACCGGCCTGCCGACCTGGACGGCTCAAGGCGGTCTCTTGCAGGCCGCGAACTGCTCTGCCGGCGAATTCACGCGCTGCGTGATCTCGGTCAGCAATAGCCAGGATGCGTTCGATTTGATGCCGGTCGCATTCAACTTGGCAGAGCAGTATCAAATCAGTGTCATTGTCCTGACCGACAAGCAGATCGCCGAGGCGCTCTACACGCAACACCCTTACGATCTGGAGAAGGCCGATATCGATCGTGGCCGGCTCGTCGTCGATCACGAGAAGCTGAAAGCGCTGAAACCTTCCGATCGATTTGACCCGCACGCCAAGGGCGGCGTTTCGTTGCGATGGCTTCCCGGCAGCGACGCGGCGACCTATTGCGCCCAGGCCGATGAACACGATGCCATGGGCGCCGTAGATGAGGCCTGCCTCAATACCAAGTTGCAAATGGAGAAGCGGTTGCGGAAGTTCCACGGATTGAAGGCGGGGCTTCCCGCGCCTCATTTGAGTGTCGGCGGTTGCAGCGCAAAGACGGCCGACTGGATGGATGCAGGCGACGAAATCGAGTTGCTCGCGATCGGCTGGGGAAGCACCGGTGACGTGTTTCAAGACGTCATGTGCAGCGATGAACTGCGAGGGCGGAGGATTGCGTATTTGCACTACACATATCTCTGGCCGCTCCGCACCCAGGAGCTTCAGAGATTGGCAAATCGGTCGAAACGCATTGTCCTGGTGGAGCAGAACTATCAGGGGCAGTTGGGCATGCTCATCAGGATGGACTGCGGCTTGGATATCCCGGATAAAATTCTGAAGTACGACGGTCGACCATTTTTCTACGATGAGCTTCTTTCGTTGGTGATGGAGAGATGCGCGAGCACCTCGGAAAACGAAAAGTGTGTTCCCGATTCTGAATTTGCAGGCGCCTCATCATGAATATCGCTCCGCAGACCCGCCCGCCCGCTCTTTCCGAGTACTATTCGGAAACTAAATGCATCTGGTGTGACGGTTGCGGCAACTACGGCATTTGGACAGCCGTGAAGCATGCGTTGGTAGAACTGAATTTGCATCCGTGGCAGGTTTGCCTTTGCTACGATGTCGGTTGTCACGGCAACGGCTCGGACAAAATGGAGGGCTACCGCTTCCACGGGCTCCATGGTCGAGTCATCCCGTTCGCGGCGGGCGCGAAGCTTGCAAATATGAATGTTCCGGTGATCGCCTTCGGCGGGGATGGCGCGACTTTCTCGGAGGGTATCGGGCATTTGATCCATGGCGTGAGGAGCAATTATCCCATCACGTTCGTCCTGCACAACAATGCAAACTACGGGCTAACGACCGGGCAGGCGAGTTCGCTCACGCCACAGGGCCAACCAATGAACACAAGCCCCAACGGGGTCCCCGAGCATACGTTGGCGAGCATGGACCTGATCTTCTCGCTCAATCCCACCTTCGTTGCCCGAGGCTTTAGCGGTGACATTAAACTAATGACTCGCATTCTCAAAGCCGCCATCCAGCACCGTGGCTTTGCCTTTGTCGACATGCTGCAGGCGTGTCCGACATACAATCACTTCGCGACGCACGAATATCTGTTGGACAGGTACTTCGATGCAGATGCCGATGGTCACGACTCAAGCAATTTGCAGCAGGCGAAGGCGCTTGCTACGCAGGTTCAGG is drawn from Nitrobacteraceae bacterium AZCC 2146 and contains these coding sequences:
- a CDS encoding PAS domain S-box-containing protein (product_source=TIGR00229; cath_funfam=1.10.287.130,3.30.450.20,3.30.450.40,3.30.565.10; cog=COG0642,COG2203,COG3899; pfam=PF01590,PF02518,PF13191,PF13426; smart=SM00065,SM00086,SM00091,SM00382,SM00387,SM00388; superfamily=48452,52540,55781,55785,55874; tigrfam=TIGR00229), producing the protein MNRSVDSRSDLYALGVTFYELLTGALPFTAADPIELIHCHIAREPVPLDEFARAVPAPLSMMVMKLLAKTAEERYQTAAGVEADLRKCLTAWESFGRIEPFPLGLQDASDRLMIPEKLYGREGEIATLLAAFDRVVKHGGSELVLVSGYSGIGKSSVVNELHKVIVLPRGIFISGKFDQRLRDTPHATLAQAFQGLIQQLLNGHADDIARWRGAIKEAVGNQGRLLTDLIPNLGRLIGPQPTVAVLSPVDAQLRFQTVFQRFVGVFARAEHPLVIFVDDLQWLDPATLTLIEYLLLHPDTRHLLLIGAYRDNEVDPAHPLMLKLEDLRQAGAKVDQIVLGPLSVDDISQLLCDTLRRAPDEMRRFAELVHRRSGGGNPFFAGQFLASLAEERLIEFSPFSRSWTWHLDAIVDNKRFSDNPVDLMIGRLRRLAPEAQEALKLLACLGNHADFATLAKLRTESGEAMHASFRDAVRAGAAVPREGSYRFFHDRVQEAAYALIPAEGRAELHLKIARLLVAETAQERVAEKIYDLVNQLNLGSALISEWPEKVRAAELNFVAGRKAKASTAYAAASTYLAAGIAVLSDEGWQRSYDLALGLFLERAECEILNSNLEQAAGLVEALLIKARSKIDHAEICRLRIMLQLRQGDYAPAVRTALECLRTFGVDLPDSPTPEQMRAEYEEMRRAVGDRPIESLVDLPMMDDLEMRAVMKLFSGLGNLAYHADLDLYHMISCWMVKLSCRHGTSEYSTIGYGAVAIVLGPAFHRFADGEAFARLAVAVAERYGFTAQKAGAHFLMQMAVLWTRPIEDALTCLEAAIRSVAETGEMVYACWNRQHRLSDLMARGDPLDQVWLESASALDFVRKYKFGQLVILSIQGFVQSLRGGAGSSAPLDETALEARVLRGGVPLVACFHWILQLQRHVLLGNAERALEFAAKAKPILWSARLNLQSMDYCFYHSLAIAAVFQASSPERRAELREDLIAHLGSFQRWAASCPATFAHKHALISAELGRLEGRDIEAMPLYEQAIRLAAERGFLQDQALASELAARFYRLRGLEKVAGTFLDEARDCYVRWGAWAKVAQLDKSHPRIRQQASLAAKPTIETSVERLDLTTVIKMSEAVAGEIVLERLIETLMTIAVEHAGADRGLLILPHGGENRIEAVARSGRDRVRVHLLGTPVTPSELPVLVLEQVIRTQSQVILDDARRENAFAEDEYIGRKQARSLLCLPLLKQAELIGVMYLENSLASHVFTPARIAVLKLLASQAAIALENARLYSDVAEREAKIQRLVDANIIGIFISSRKGEIIEANDAFFKMVGYDREDLAAGNMRLTDLTPPEWRASTARPLEGIDTIGAVQPYEKEYLRKDGSRVPVLMGSAAFDEQRDQGVAFVLDLTERKRAEAEARESERRYRETLMELAHANRVATTGQLTSSIAHEVNQPITAAVTYALAARRFLSAEPPNFREVDDALALIVKEGNRAGEVVGRIRALIKKAPARKDAVEINDAILEVIALTRTEAAHNSVSVRTQLAEGLPRVQGDRVQLQQVLVNLIINAIEAMRDIGEKERELLISSRNEPDGVSVEVRDSGPGFAPADLDRVFEAFYTTKPDGLGLGLSICRSIIEAHNGRLWASANLPRGAIFRFTAPAHPAAVECRFGFAT
- a CDS encoding flavodoxin I (product_source=KO:K03839; cath_funfam=3.40.50.360; cog=COG0716; ko=KO:K03839; pfam=PF00258; superfamily=52218), with product MNNTANAAEAVPHFIQRRVLQIVFASTSGHTEYVVETLIDSLKSITPGWEIEETMAEKAQPQDLLSGDVLLLASSTWNTGSIEGQLNRHMWVLLHDKAKTLDLAGKPCACIGLGDHRYFYTARAADHLQHYVKAHHGRLIVPTLKIIDEPYGQEEAVRVWGKQLVDASKQADWC
- a CDS encoding 2-oxoglutarate ferredoxin oxidoreductase subunit alpha (product_source=KO:K00174; cath_funfam=3.40.50.970,3.40.920.10; cog=COG0674,COG1014; ko=KO:K00174; pfam=PF01558,PF01855; superfamily=51735,52518,52922; tigrfam=TIGR03710), translating into MPRISLKIVGASGQGINSIGAIIAKGLKRSGYCVFGYREYPSLIKGGHASYQLDVSNERICSTETKVNVLVALNHHGLELNMEELKEGGIVLHVTPGWQFPEHHRKLISERSLRVIYFPVDDILNRLGARAILSNVLLTAFVWSMLDQDIDALKSLVGETFAKKKALLELNMRCLDEGYSFVDPEQGTISVALPPPDKGFASHLLITGSQAMGLGAVHAGVRLYAAYPMTPSSPLLSFIAELENKTHMVVKQAEDEITAAQIVSGAMYMGTRALTATSGVGFDLMSETLSLNAMIENPTVFVLAQRPGPATGLPTWTAQGGLLQAANCSAGEFTRCVISVSNSQDAFDLMPVAFNLAEQYQISVIVLTDKQIAEALYTQHPYDLEKADIDRGRLVVDHEKLKALKPSDRFDPHAKGGVSLRWLPGSDAATYCAQADEHDAMGAVDEACLNTKLQMEKRLRKFHGLKAGLPAPHLSVGGCSAKTADWMDAGDEIELLAIGWGSTGDVFQDVMCSDELRGRRIAYLHYTYLWPLRTQELQRLANRSKRIVLVEQNYQGQLGMLIRMDCGLDIPDKILKYDGRPFFYDELLSLVMERCASTSENEKCVPDSEFAGASS
- a CDS encoding 2-oxoglutarate ferredoxin oxidoreductase subunit beta (product_source=KO:K00175; cath_funfam=3.40.50.970; cog=COG1013; ko=KO:K00175; pfam=PF02775,PF12367; superfamily=52518), with the protein product MNIAPQTRPPALSEYYSETKCIWCDGCGNYGIWTAVKHALVELNLHPWQVCLCYDVGCHGNGSDKMEGYRFHGLHGRVIPFAAGAKLANMNVPVIAFGGDGATFSEGIGHLIHGVRSNYPITFVLHNNANYGLTTGQASSLTPQGQPMNTSPNGVPEHTLASMDLIFSLNPTFVARGFSGDIKLMTRILKAAIQHRGFAFVDMLQACPTYNHFATHEYLLDRYFDADADGHDSSNLQQAKALATQVQDRIACGILYQREDIPHFYNRLIPRQGLATTCVEEVRRYDVSEYWKELV